From the genome of Polyangiaceae bacterium, one region includes:
- a CDS encoding RHS repeat protein: MRYDAEGNVVEVTDGMGYTTQVSYCGLNRRSAIIDALGGVVTYAYDTEEHLVGIVNERGEEYRFDLDPAGRTLREWRFDGAKVVFHHDVAGRCCEKVNGARQRTRFVRDAAGRVIEHIHQGGERSGYEYDLAGRLVRAWNSECEVRIERDPIGRIVRESIGNYAVDNVYDAVGNRLCMRLDSNIQFKFDYSGNGNLKRLTTGEEARYTVPFTRDATGNEIVRNLPGAIRIRWERGSAGRPRKMDVTANDKTVDSVEYEWSNNGKIASMTDPRTGTKRYEYDAREFLTKAIHADGASELRVPDLAGNLYRTEDRSDRHYTVGGVIVRDNDTRYFHDGDGRLVEKVLPSGDKWQYTWDDVGQLRSVLRPDGEKVEFSYDPLGRRISKRHGKRTTTYIWSEEELVGEVGSDGSYTAWALEQNAFEPLAKLEDGAFYGIVSDHLGTPKALFDAAGRAAWRAELDIFGRATIEHADTVCPWRWPGMYHDEEIGLHYNRFRYYDPELGRYISPDPFGCSVVSIYIPMSSIHCSGWIRSAWWPVTRLQEGRAPSRRTSSTTHSTVMRHRYSDARLVVPTTSIASPPSWIVRGKASKHSFGEQAMTIHSHIWRESMETTLLYNFSAKAIILVNWRRFSCQTEASSKESFKS; the protein is encoded by the coding sequence ATGCGGTATGATGCCGAAGGAAATGTCGTTGAAGTCACGGACGGAATGGGTTACACGACGCAAGTTTCATATTGTGGGTTAAACAGGCGAAGTGCCATCATTGATGCCCTCGGAGGTGTTGTCACGTATGCTTACGACACCGAAGAGCACCTTGTTGGCATTGTCAATGAGCGCGGCGAAGAGTATCGGTTCGATCTTGATCCTGCCGGTCGAACTCTTCGTGAATGGCGGTTCGATGGGGCGAAGGTCGTGTTTCACCACGACGTTGCCGGAAGATGCTGCGAGAAGGTGAACGGGGCACGGCAACGGACGAGATTCGTTCGCGACGCTGCTGGACGCGTGATCGAGCATATTCATCAAGGTGGTGAGCGTTCTGGCTATGAATATGACCTTGCAGGTCGGCTCGTTCGCGCATGGAATAGCGAATGCGAGGTGAGGATCGAGCGTGATCCGATTGGTCGCATTGTGCGTGAGTCGATTGGTAACTATGCGGTGGATAACGTTTACGATGCCGTAGGTAACCGCTTGTGCATGCGGCTAGACTCAAACATTCAATTCAAGTTCGATTATAGTGGAAACGGGAATCTGAAACGATTGACCACGGGTGAGGAAGCGCGCTACACCGTACCCTTCACGCGTGATGCCACCGGTAATGAAATCGTGCGAAATTTACCCGGCGCGATTCGCATTCGTTGGGAACGAGGCAGCGCTGGTCGTCCTCGAAAAATGGACGTCACTGCAAATGACAAGACGGTCGATTCCGTTGAGTACGAATGGTCGAACAACGGCAAAATTGCCTCGATGACGGATCCGCGCACGGGGACGAAGCGCTACGAATACGACGCCCGTGAATTCTTGACCAAGGCCATTCACGCGGACGGTGCGAGCGAACTTCGAGTTCCGGATTTGGCGGGAAACTTATACCGCACTGAGGATCGGAGTGATCGACATTACACCGTCGGCGGCGTGATCGTTCGTGACAACGACACACGTTATTTTCACGACGGTGATGGGCGACTCGTCGAGAAGGTACTCCCCAGCGGCGACAAGTGGCAATACACATGGGACGACGTGGGGCAGCTCCGGTCAGTGCTTCGTCCGGATGGCGAAAAGGTCGAGTTTTCGTACGATCCGCTGGGCCGTCGTATATCCAAACGCCATGGAAAACGGACCACAACGTACATCTGGAGTGAGGAAGAACTGGTCGGCGAGGTCGGAAGCGACGGAAGCTATACCGCATGGGCACTTGAGCAGAATGCATTCGAGCCGCTGGCCAAGCTCGAGGACGGCGCATTCTACGGGATTGTCAGCGATCATCTAGGCACGCCAAAGGCCTTGTTCGACGCTGCTGGGCGGGCTGCATGGCGAGCCGAACTAGATATCTTCGGGCGGGCAACCATCGAGCATGCTGACACCGTTTGTCCGTGGCGGTGGCCGGGCATGTATCACGATGAAGAGATCGGTCTTCATTACAACCGATTTCGTTACTATGATCCCGAGCTGGGGAGGTACATCAGCCCGGATCCATTCGGCTGCTCGGTGGTTTCAATCTATATTCCCATGTCATCGATCCATTGCTCTGGGTGGATCCGTTCGGCCTGGTGGCCTGTGACAAGGTTACAAGAAGGACGCGCCCCCTCACGTCGGACGAGCTCAACCACGCATTCGACCGTCATGCGGCACAGGTATTCGGACGCGAGGTTGGTCGTGCCAACGACTTCGATCGCTTCGCCGCCCTCGTGGATCGTGCGAGGAAAAGCAAGCAAACATTCTTTTGGCGAACAGGCAATGACAATACACTCGCACATCTGGCGCGAATCAATGGAAACTACATTGCTGTACAATTTTTCCGCGAAGGCGATAATATTGGTAAACTGGCGACGGTTTTCGTGCCAAACAGAAGCCAGCTCCAAAGAATCTTTCAAGTCATGA